The Nitrospiraceae bacterium genome has a window encoding:
- a CDS encoding VanZ family protein yields MSSEQIASPSAQHLQDRSIALNLWYWGPVAAYAALIFYGSSLSATPEAVSSLMKEVSDKVLHFCEYSVLGALTFRACRHAAGPTIAQSAFSYAVAFCACYGASDEIHQLFVPFREADVLDLVADVAGASAGGLVWSVLGRERI; encoded by the coding sequence ATGTCGTCTGAGCAGATCGCATCCCCTTCCGCGCAACATCTTCAGGACCGTTCGATCGCGTTGAACCTCTGGTATTGGGGCCCGGTGGCGGCGTATGCCGCGTTGATCTTCTATGGGTCCTCGCTCTCTGCCACGCCGGAGGCGGTCTCTTCCCTCATGAAAGAAGTGTCGGACAAAGTGCTGCATTTCTGCGAGTACAGCGTGCTTGGAGCGCTCACCTTTCGAGCCTGCCGTCACGCCGCCGGTCCAACCATTGCGCAGTCCGCATTTTCTTATGCCGTTGCCTTTTGCGCCTGCTACGGGGCGAGCGACGAAATTCACCAGCTCTTTGTTCCGTTTCGGGAAGCCGATGTGCTGGACTTGGTGGCCGATGTCGCCGGAGCCTCGGCCGGTGGCTTGGTTTGGAGTGTGCTGGGGCGAGAGCGAATCTAG